CATCGCGAGTCTCGTCGTCGCCGGCCATGTCGGTGCCGGTCACACCATTGATGTCGATACTGCGACCGCCGAACTCCACCGTGCCCCAAGTCAGGAACGCCGCGATGCCGACAATGACACCGGTCGCCGCGATGAGCCAGCCGATGAGCCGAGCGTTGGAGTCGGGCGCCGGTGCCGGCGGCCGTTGCTGATAGCCGGGGTACGGCTGGGCCGGGCCGGGCTGCTGGCCGTAGGCGGACTGCCCGCCGTACGCGGGCTGCTGACCGTAACCGGGTGGCTGCTGGCCATACCCGGGCTGAGGGTGCGCATATCCCGGCGGCGGGTTGTGACCCTGCGGTGGCTGTCCCGGTGCACCGGGATAGGGAGGCTGACCTTGCTGAGGTGGTGGCCCCGGATACCGCGGGCCGCCTTGGCCGTCGGGCCACGGCGGTTGCTGTTCACTCACGTACGTTCCTCATCCTCACGGAGACTGCCTCCGCACGCTATCGCGACCTCGTGTCAGACCGCGTCGGAACGGGTCAATAGACCGCGGCGCGTACGGACAGAACGTCGGGCAGGTGCTCGGCCGCAGCGAACCAGGTGTCACCGTCGTCGTTGCTCGCGTACACCGAACCGTCGCGACTCCCGAAGTACACCCCCGCGGGACTTCCGGTGTCGACACACATCGCGTCGCGCATCACGGCCGAATAGAACTCATCGGGTAATCCGCGGCCGAGCTCCTCCCACGTGTCGCCCGCGTCGTGCGAGCGCCACACCCGGGCGTGCCCGTGCGGCGGGAACCGCTCTTCGGGGCTGACGACCGGGAAGACGTAGATCGTGTCGGGTTCGCGGGGATGCACCACGACCGGGAACCCGAAGTCGCTGGAGAGCCCGTCGGCGATCGAGTTCCATTGCTCGCCGCCGTCGTCGGATCGGTAGACGCCACCGTGGTTCTGGGCGTACAGACGATCCGGCACCGAAGAGTGCCGTGCCACCTTGTGCACGCACTGGCCATACTCGGGCTGCTGGTCCTCGGGATAGAAGTCCGCGACGATGCCCTTGTTGGCCGGCGCCCAGGATCCGCCGCCGTCGGCTGTGCGATAGACGCCGCCGGTCGACATCGCGACGGTCACCTGCGCAGGGTCGGTCGGATGCGGAAGCACCGTGTGGATCGCCTGGCCTCCACCGCCCGGATGCCACGTCGGCCGATGCGGGTGGTCCCACAGGCCGCGTACGAGCTCGAAGCTCTTGCCTCCGTCGACCGAGCGGAAGAGCGCCGAGGGCTCCGTGCCGGCGTACGTCGTGCCGGGCTGGTCGGCCGGCCCGGGCGTGAGCTGCCAGACACGCTCGAGCGCCGAGCCGGTGTCTTCGGGGAAGGCGACCGCGCTCGCCTCCTGACCCTGCCATGTCTTGCCGAGGTCGTCGGAGTAGAGCACTTGCGGCCCCCAGTGCCAGCTCATCGAGCCGACGAGCAGCCGCGGAGGATCCGTACGCGTGTCGATCGCACAGGACGCGACCTCGGACATCAGGAAGTGCGGGTCGTCCCACGTCCAGTTCGTACGCGCGGCGTCGGAACGTCCGAGCCACAGCCCCTTGCGGGTGCCGACGAGCATGATCGCGCCGTCGGCGGCCATCACTGTCCTACCAATGATCGTTGATTCATTCCGAACTCATTTCCCTCGGAGTCGGCGAACCGTGCCC
The sequence above is drawn from the Nocardioidaceae bacterium SCSIO 66511 genome and encodes:
- a CDS encoding exo-alpha-sialidase — encoded protein: MAADGAIMLVGTRKGLWLGRSDAARTNWTWDDPHFLMSEVASCAIDTRTDPPRLLVGSMSWHWGPQVLYSDDLGKTWQGQEASAVAFPEDTGSALERVWQLTPGPADQPGTTYAGTEPSALFRSVDGGKSFELVRGLWDHPHRPTWHPGGGGQAIHTVLPHPTDPAQVTVAMSTGGVYRTADGGGSWAPANKGIVADFYPEDQQPEYGQCVHKVARHSSVPDRLYAQNHGGVYRSDDGGEQWNSIADGLSSDFGFPVVVHPREPDTIYVFPVVSPEERFPPHGHARVWRSHDAGDTWEELGRGLPDEFYSAVMRDAMCVDTGSPAGVYFGSRDGSVYASNDDGDTWFAAAEHLPDVLSVRAAVY